The following coding sequences lie in one Rissa tridactyla isolate bRisTri1 chromosome Z, bRisTri1.patW.cur.20221130, whole genome shotgun sequence genomic window:
- the LOC128903079 gene encoding sperm-associated antigen 4 protein-like: MGEAMSASTQMSDWALKEAGAAVDLQRSSSSSAGLCRVFWFLCAPAPQDTFVQPDALPGYYWPFQWSRSKRLIRSPTQIQATAITRDQTSKMASALGTVSSAPRDFIVSGPDEEGEQETLLGTFTYTLQKGPNQSFPLQNGIPRGFRFLKLGLQSNWGKPCIECGCMGRSRSPHGYLQEGSARTHTTPAAEGGHLSLRESFVAREDGEKKTGQGQPGKVSAGSGHQTAQARTPQACRKEANEIVTSNVKRIFTILFLLNLAALASLLPPCWGRRPQDSKHCQKPS; encoded by the exons ATGGGAGAGGCAATGTCTGCAAGCACGCAGATGTCTGACTGGGCTCTGAAAGAGGCAG GGGCTGCCGTGGACCTGCAGAGATcgtccagcagctctgcaggactctgcagggtgttttggttcctgtgtgctccagccccccaggacacCTTTGTGCAG CCGGATGCCTTGCCAGGATACTACTGGCCTTTCCAATGGTCTCGGAGCAAGCGGCTGATCCGGTCCCCCACACAAATACAAGCGACAGCCATCACCAGAGATCAAACCTCAAAGATGGCCTCTGCGCTGGGGACTGTCAGCAGTGCCCCCCGAGATTTCATTGTCTCT GGACCAGATGAGGAAGGCGAGCAAGAAACTCTGCTGGGGACATTCACCTACACTTTGCAGAAAGGGCCAAATCAGAGCTTCCCTCTGCAG AATGGGATTCCCAGAGGCTTTCGGTTTCTGAAACTTGGCCTGCAGAGCAACTGGGGAAAACCGTGTATCGAGTGCGGGTGCATGGGAAGATC GCGTTCCCCTCACGGCTATCTCCAGGAGGGATCTGCCCGCACACACACCACTCCTGCGGCTGAAGGAGGCCACCTAAGCTTGCGGGAGAGCTTCGTTGCTCgcgaggatggggagaagaagacGGGCCAGGGGCAGCCGGGCAAGGTCTCGGCAGGCTCAGGGCACCAGACAGCCCAGGCCCGCACGCCGcaggcctgcagaaaagaagc GAACGAGATCGTCACCTCGAACGTGAAGAGGATCTTCACGATCCTTTTCTTGTTGAACCTGGCTGCTCTTG ccagccTCTTGCCACCGTGCTGGGGGAGGAGACCGCAGGACTCCAAGCATTGTCAGAAACCCTCCTAA
- the LOC128902628 gene encoding SUN domain-containing protein 3-like → MGEAMSASTQMSDWALKEAGAAVDLQRSSSSSAGLCRVFWFLCAPAPQDTFVQPDALPGYYRPFQWSRSKRLIRSPTQIQATAITRDQTSKMASALGTVSSAPRDFIVSGPDEEGEQETLLGTFTYTLQKGPNQSFPLQNGIPRGFRFLKLGIRSNWGKPGYTCIYRVQVHGKIVGRKAVGRTPV, encoded by the exons ATGGGAGAGGCAATGTCTGCAAGCACGCAGATGTCTGACTGGGCTCTGAAAGAGGCAG GGGCTGCCGTGGACCTGCAGAGATcgtccagcagctctgcaggactctgcagggtgttttggttcctgtgtgctccagccccccaggacacCTTTGTGCAG CCGGATGCCTTGCCAGGATACTACCGGCCTTTCCAATGGTCTCGGAGCAAGCGGCTGATCCGGTCCCCCACACAAATACAAGCGACAGCCATCACCAGAGATCAAACCTCAAAGATGGCCTCTGCGCTGGGGACTGTCAGCAGTGCCCCCCGAGATTTCATTGTCTCT GGACCAGATGAGGAAGGCGAGCAAGAAACTCTGCTGGGGACATTCACCTACACTTTGCAGAAAGGGCCAAATCAGAGCTTCCCTCTGCAG AATGGGATTCCCAGAGGCTTTCGGTTTCTGAAACTTGGCATACGGAGCAACTGGGGAAAACCAGGATACACCTGCATTTATCGAGTGCAAGTGCATGGGAAGATCGTGGGAAGGAAGGCCGTCGGCCGGACGCCTGTGTAG